DNA sequence from the Antennarius striatus isolate MH-2024 chromosome 3, ASM4005453v1, whole genome shotgun sequence genome:
cacacacacacacacacacacacacttgcagctGAGATAACGATAGCTATCTCCCAGGGTTGTGGAGCCGACATCCTGACATCCTGACATCCTGCATTCATCCACAAATCCCTGATCTCCTCTCTTAAtgcttttcatgcttttctgttCCCATGTCTGGATAGAAATCTCATTTAATTCGGTAAATTTCTTACATTGTCAAATCCTGATTCCTGTTTCCAatcaattgtttttctttcgtTTTATTgagcatttttcattttaaagtcatGTTGCCTAGAGTGTTCTGATGCTTAGCTGCCTTCTctggttttttctttcatttcttcccaTCTTGTTTATTATTGCACTAAAGTTTTTGCAAAGCTAACAGGTAACAACCAGCATCTTCTTCCACACTCTGTGGTGCATTTCCTTCTAAAACACGTTCTATAATCATTGTCATTGTTGCAATGGACAGCTGTCTCGTTGGGAGACATCTTTTAAATAACGTAAGTCCAACAGTTCAttaaattcagttgttttaactTCACTAAAACATGTGCTGagtttttttaatgcagataGCAGTTCCACTTTCCCCTCAGTTACTGTTTCCCCTGGGAAAAATTTAGGTCTGGTGGCAAAAGTTGATACCTTTAGGTCCATATGTATGTGGAAACTGAcagaggttttgtttttacctgttTAATGAAATAGCTGTTTACCTGTTTAAATGGACTTTAAATGCAGACTGTCAGCTGTCATTTGAGGGTGTCCACATTTAAACTGAAGGGTTTAAGAGTTTCAGCTCTTTAACTTTTGCCACCTTATTTTAAAAGGGATCCAAGCTAATTGGATAATCGAAGGCCAtctgattggggggggggtaatttcTTTATTATTCTTACCATTTAAGACTATAAAAGACTTGGAGTTGATCTGAACACAACATGGTGTCAAAGGAGCTCTCCTAGCAGGTGAAACAAGCCATCCTTCAGCTTcagacaaaacagaaataaacccATCTGCAGGAGTGGTAAAATCTTCCATTTGGTACGtcctgagaaagaaagaaagcccCAGTGCACTCATCAGTGCGAAAAGAGCTGGACGTCCGTGGAAGAAGCAGTGGTGGATGAACACAGATCATTTCCATGGTAAGGAGAAAGAGCTTCACGACAGCCAGCCAAGTTAAAAACACtttccagcaggtggcgccattATCCAAGCTTAGTGTAAAGAGAAGAGTGACACTGGGTCACTGGTGTTGGTTGATGAtgtgacacaggacaggagcagCCCGATGAATTCTGAGGTGTTCAGAGACATCCTGTCAGCTCCAACCCAGACTTGATTCCAGCAAAGAAAGGCCAAGTTAgtcacctgatctgaacccgagtgAACCTTCATTCCACCTGTTAGAGACTAGACAGAACCGCCCACAGATGGTGAAGGCCAGACAGCAAAACCAAGAGTTCAAGCAGTCGTTGCCACGAAATAGTTTCCAGTAAATTAGTGGAATCATTTTGTTCAACTCACTGAATTAGATCTGAAAGTCTGCACTTCAACTTCATCTGAATTGTTTCATTCAAAATTCATTGTGGGACCTACAGTGTAAAAATGACGAAAACCTTTTCTGTCCAAATATTCGTGGACGTACAGTAACTAAGCAGTAAGGCCTCGCACCACATGTATGATTGTTTCCTTACATTGAAAATGAGGTCACAGGGACGAGTCAGTGAGCTGTGTTCATCACGCATTCACTTCACTGGAGTTCAAAAGTGTGGTAACAATTAATAGGTCAAGCAAGACGATGCAGCCCCCCTGCCCCCCGTTGGTcatctgtctcctgttttcCTCATCTGTACGTTGGTTTGGTTtgacttttttgaaaaaaatgttaaaactgttCGTCCTTATTAGCTTTTGGCCTAATTAACCAAAACCAATCATCTACATCATGGGATGGTCACGTAATTGTTTCAACAGCCTTGTGTAATGTCCACGGTTCAATCATTATGATCGCGGTACTAATCACTGACACACCCTTTTGTAACTTACTCATTTGAAACAAGAGCCAAATTCAGTGTCTCTTGTggataaaatattataaatgtgTTATAGCTTTGATGAAGTATGAGGGGCAAATTTTACCATGTTTTTTAGGCAAAAAGGAAGAAGCCAAACGCACCGGAGAAACCAGCCAAGAAACCAAAGAGTGGTGAGAGTTCCAAGCCAAGCGGTTCATCCAGGGGCGGCGGCAGTGCTGATGACAACATGTTCCAGGTGGGTAACCTAACCCTGACTtaaccctagccctagccctGACGGCCTCAGAGTCCATCTGAGCCTGACAGAGGAGCTCAGACCAGTGACCCGGTTGTACATTAACATTTAGTCATTTAGCAGATGCTCTGACACAAATAACTCAAATGAGACACAATCAATAATGTGGTGCAGACTCAGTCACCACCATCAGCCCCGTGACACATCTGCATGAAGACCCTCCTTTATGTGAGTAGGCGGGTGTACTCCGTGTTAGAGTGGTTGTCCACTACCGAGCCCCAGTCCCTCCTGTCCATATGTtgaagtgtccttgagcaaaaTGCTGAACCCTGCTGGCTGGAGACACACTGAGATTGTcctgtattttgtatttgtttgctgCAGTTACTGGTATTGACTTGTTacatctgatttttatttactaCCATGATTGTGGTTCTTGTGAAAAtgatgtgtggtgtgtgtgtgtgagtgttgggAGGTGGAGAGACAGGAATGTTATTGATGGTCTGGATTGATCGATCTATTTGAACTGAGATGCTCTCCCTGCTCGTGGCCTTTGATGCCCTCTGTCTGCCCTCATCCtgcctgtgtttccttccttgCCACCACAACCAGTTTTCTGTCATATGTGTCAGCTGTTTGACCGGTGACATTGAACCGCTGTTTTATATACTCTATTCTTTATCtacattttcacattaaaatccaATTTACATGTTTGACTTGTTTGAAACCCTGGTTTGCTCTATTGACATGGCcaccatcctcttctctctttctagCCAACCAGCTTATTAGACTCATCTGAAAGTTGATAGTTTAGTGATTCAATGTTTCTGTACTGGACATAGGTGAGTTCATTCTGAACTCAACCCGGCATTTCCTTACTGGACAGTAAACAAGGCACTAAGACGGGTGCAGCTCAATCCAGTAGCTTGCCTTAAGCTGTGGAGTGGGTCTTACACACAAGTAGTAACAATAAACAGCTAATTATCATGACTTTCTCTTAATATAGCTACAGTAACATAGCAGCAGTTGAGGAAACAACATTTGAACATTTCTGTTCTTGAGAAGCTGCAGAATGTAATTGACACATTGCAGCCCATTCTGTAATACATTTCCTGCCATATTGACACCTGACTGCTAACATTTCCTCTGCTTCACTAGAGTTCACCATTGCTTTTCTGCTGTTCGCTTGTTTCTCTCTGATCTCTTCAGTAAAGCTACGCTACTTTGACATTAACGTTTAAGTTGTAGATATTCTTTGAAGAAAATCGAGAAGGTCAATACATTTTGATACACAAGCGTATGAGTCATAATTCCAAAACCATTTTGAGTGTTTGCCCGTACAATGTGTGAGAGAAAATTAGTAGAATAGAATATATACAGAAATCCCTCATGTATTTGCAcatcaagatgcccggcttcacctcattgtggatttttagtaggtagtcacgtgataccgtacgtgcatgctattggctgacaacatctggaagtgcgctgcgttcagaGACTCAGGGAACGCAGCCCACTTCcttttattaaagaaacacataaaagcgctttaaacagccCatcagaatgtgggaaaaggtactACAAATAGATGGTGGTTTAAaatcaatatggggagggttcataaacgtttaaattaccttatATAATAAAGTTGTCGCTACATGGCGAGATTTcattttttgcgggtggtctcggaacgcattaactgcgagtaatgagggattactgtaacacTGAAAATGTCTAATCTTAGTAATTGTAAAACTGATATTTGATCTTGCATTGAATATGTGTATTTTCAATGGAAATCTATTTTGCGTCTTATAGATTGGTAAGATGAGATATGTCAGCGTCAGGGACTTCAAAGGTAAAGTCCTGATTGACATCAGAGAGTACTGGATGAACCAAGACGGTGAGATGAAGCCAGGGAAAAAAGGTAATGATTACATCAGTAAACTGCGTGCATTAATGTTGCATACACGGAAAGCATCATACTGCATACACGTTTTATCATGTTTCAGTCACATATTTCTTTATCTGAAAAAAATTCTAACTTTCAAAGATGCATCTTTGATGATTTGCAATTGTGActcatcatttttttctcttttaggcATCTCTCTGAATCCTGAACAGTGGAACCAACTGAAGGACCAAATCTCAGAAATTGATGATGCAATTAAGAGAATATAAGAATTCTGTTATCAGTTGAAGTAATTGTTGGCTGACTGGTTTTGTAAGAAGCCTGGGATTTTTTTGTAATGGATGTTTTTTGTAGTTGTATAGTTCCAGTGTCCAGTGTCTGCAGACTCTGTgtgcaaattttattttgacctGTTGTAGTAAAGATGTGGGTAAATGAAAAGGAGGTGGTCAATCATTATCTTTGGTGGGTAGGTTAAAAAGTTGGCGAGTAGCTTTGTGGTCCTTATATTGAGTAATAAAATCGAGCTACTAGCTTGAAGTTGTTGTCTACTGTGTAAGATCTTGTTCACACTTTGAATGTCATGCACCTAAAAATCACCAATTTTCCTTCAGAGGAGATGAAGTCTGCTCTTGGTCAATGTTAGTTTTGCCAAAGATTGCAGACATGGTTAAGGTTAGagcaaaaacaaagttaatatAATATAGAGTTCAGTTTAATATTCCTATTCTGAAATCTGACTATAATCTTTTGTTAAGATTAAGAAGTTTATAAGCTATTTAAATGTAtgcacacaggcacacaaacaGATGCAAGGGTctgtatgtacatacagtatgtgtgtactATTGGTACACACAgtaaatcagcttttatttataacGTGCTTAAACACATCAtctgacatttcaaagcgctttaacagacagaaacccaacagaaccctccagggCATAAGAGACAGCAGCAtagaaaaactccctcgttaAGGAAGAAACTGCGGGCAGGACCCAGaatctggagggcggtcatccaccttaACTGGTTGGAAGGAAATGCAATGGGGATAGAGCcaggtcaaggaaaagagagagtggGAGACAGGACAGATAGAATTTGCAGTCCTAGTCAAGCTGTAGCTGTTGAAGTGTggggcctttggatttcctgtcttctatacttgttccccacctgtcgagcagaagcactACCAAGTAAAGCATTGGTACCTGTCA
Encoded proteins:
- the LOC137593107 gene encoding activated RNA polymerase II transcriptional coactivator p15-like, encoding MPKSKEVLSSTSGSDSESEVETKAKRKKPNAPEKPAKKPKSGESSKPSGSSRGGGSADDNMFQIGKMRYVSVRDFKGKVLIDIREYWMNQDGEMKPGKKGISLNPEQWNQLKDQISEIDDAIKRI